One stretch of Streptomyces sp. NBC_00443 DNA includes these proteins:
- a CDS encoding nuclear transport factor 2 family protein, translating into MTDVRTTAVEAAIERELRLLQPEVRSSPELLAELLHPQFREFGASGRDWDRTSIIEALIAGEDPGPRPAVVSRMDGVQLAPDVVHLTFDTENNGRRAHRSSLWRRTDEGWQMYFHQGTPFHPEGE; encoded by the coding sequence GTGACTGACGTCCGGACCACCGCCGTGGAAGCCGCCATCGAGCGCGAACTGCGCCTGCTCCAGCCGGAGGTACGGTCCTCCCCGGAACTGCTCGCCGAGCTGCTGCACCCGCAGTTCCGGGAGTTCGGCGCGTCGGGGCGGGACTGGGACCGGACGTCGATCATCGAGGCCCTGATCGCGGGCGAGGACCCCGGACCCCGACCTGCCGTGGTCTCCAGGATGGACGGCGTCCAGCTGGCCCCCGACGTCGTCCACCTCACCTTCGACACGGAGAACAACGGCCGCAGGGCCCACCGCAGTTCACTGTGGCGGCGGACCGACGAGGGATGGCAGATGTACTTCCACCAGGGAACGCCGTTCCACCCCGAGGGAGAGTGA
- a CDS encoding DUF1697 domain-containing protein, whose translation MTTYAALLRGINVGGSRKVPMADLRTLMTGLGHDGVRTYLQSGQAVFAADHGDEESLAVELASAIEKHFGFAVDVIVRDHAYLRTIADNCPFPAAELEGKQLHVTYCSAPVDAERFAEIDQAAYLPEEFRIGDRAVYLYAPNGLGRSKLAEILSRPRLNKGLIATSRNWNTVVKLVEMTSD comes from the coding sequence ATGACGACGTATGCGGCGCTGCTGCGCGGAATCAACGTGGGCGGCAGCAGAAAAGTCCCGATGGCCGACCTGCGCACCCTGATGACCGGCCTCGGGCACGACGGCGTACGCACCTACCTCCAGAGCGGCCAGGCGGTGTTCGCCGCCGACCACGGCGACGAGGAGTCCCTGGCCGTGGAGCTCGCGTCGGCGATCGAGAAGCACTTCGGCTTCGCCGTGGACGTGATCGTGCGCGACCACGCCTACCTGAGGACCATAGCCGACAACTGCCCGTTCCCCGCAGCCGAGTTGGAGGGGAAGCAGCTCCACGTCACCTACTGCTCCGCCCCGGTCGACGCCGAGCGGTTCGCGGAGATCGACCAGGCCGCCTACCTCCCGGAGGAGTTCCGCATCGGCGACCGCGCGGTGTACCTGTACGCCCCGAACGGCCTGGGCCGCTCCAAGCTCGCCGAAATTCTGTCGCGGCCCCGGCTCAACAAGGGTTTGATCGCCACCAGCCGCAACTGGAACACGGTCGTAAAACTTGTGGAGATGACCAGTGACTGA
- a CDS encoding carbohydrate ABC transporter permease, translated as MTSVTEAERPVRRTQGGRPRQRHVTDHGAWFLVLPALIPILVLSVGPLLYGILLSFTDAQSGRTQATQWIGGLNFRDLLHDTLFWESFRIGLVWAVGVTVPQFLLALGLALLLNADLRLRWLARSLAIVPWAMPEVVVGVMWRLVYNPDAGILNETLRDLGLGDGRDWLSGLGTALPAVIVVGIWAGMPTTTVALLAGLQNTPRELHEAAAVDGAGAWRRFRTVTWPALRPVALSITALNLIWNFNSFALVYVLTSGGPGGRTRLPMLFAYEEAFRYGQFGYAAAMGCAMVALISIVLAVFLVGRLRGGDKS; from the coding sequence GTGACATCGGTGACCGAGGCGGAGAGGCCGGTGAGACGCACGCAGGGAGGCAGGCCGCGGCAGCGGCACGTCACGGATCACGGCGCCTGGTTCCTCGTACTCCCCGCGCTGATCCCCATCCTCGTGCTGAGCGTCGGACCGCTGCTCTACGGCATCCTGCTGTCCTTCACCGACGCCCAGTCCGGACGGACCCAGGCCACCCAGTGGATCGGTGGTCTCAACTTCCGGGACCTGCTGCACGACACGCTGTTCTGGGAGTCGTTCCGGATCGGTCTGGTCTGGGCCGTAGGCGTCACCGTGCCGCAGTTCCTGCTGGCGCTGGGCCTCGCCCTCCTCCTCAACGCGGACCTGCGGCTGCGCTGGCTGGCCCGGTCCCTGGCGATCGTGCCGTGGGCCATGCCCGAGGTCGTCGTCGGCGTGATGTGGCGGCTGGTCTACAACCCCGACGCGGGCATCCTCAACGAGACACTGCGCGACCTGGGCCTCGGCGACGGCCGTGACTGGCTCAGCGGGCTCGGCACCGCCCTGCCCGCCGTGATCGTCGTGGGGATCTGGGCCGGGATGCCGACCACGACGGTCGCCCTGCTCGCCGGCCTGCAGAACACTCCGCGCGAACTGCACGAGGCCGCGGCCGTGGACGGCGCCGGCGCCTGGCGCCGCTTCCGCACGGTCACCTGGCCGGCCCTGCGGCCCGTCGCCCTCTCCATCACGGCACTCAACCTCATCTGGAACTTCAACTCCTTCGCCCTGGTCTACGTGCTCACCAGCGGCGGCCCCGGCGGCCGCACCCGCCTCCCCATGCTCTTCGCCTACGAAGAGGCCTTCCGCTACGGACAGTTCGGCTACGCGGCGGCGATGGGATGCGCGATGGTCGCGCTGATCTCCATCGTGCTCGCCGTCTTCCTCGTCGGACGGCTCAGGGGAGGTGACAAGTCATGA
- a CDS encoding 3'-5' exonuclease, whose amino-acid sequence MGWHRELLIGFDLETTGTDPREARIVTAAVIEVRDGQPIGHKEWLADPGVEIPADAVAVHGISNERAAAEGRPADQVADAIADVLVTYWKTGVPVVAYNAAFDLSLLSAELRRYGLPSLSDRLGGLAPAPVIDPYTIDRWADRYRRGKRNLEAVCREYGIALDSAHDASADALAAARLAGAIAVRHPKIASLGPAELHLRQIEWYAEWAADFQDFLRRKGDPTAVVDGTWPLREPAGERAAGETV is encoded by the coding sequence ATGGGCTGGCACCGTGAGCTGCTGATCGGCTTCGACCTGGAGACGACCGGGACAGATCCGCGCGAGGCGCGCATCGTCACCGCGGCCGTGATCGAGGTCAGGGACGGGCAGCCCATAGGGCACAAGGAGTGGCTGGCCGATCCGGGCGTCGAGATCCCGGCGGACGCGGTCGCGGTACACGGCATCAGCAATGAGCGCGCGGCCGCCGAGGGCCGCCCGGCCGACCAGGTGGCGGACGCCATCGCGGACGTCCTCGTGACGTACTGGAAGACGGGCGTGCCGGTCGTCGCGTACAACGCGGCCTTCGACCTGAGCCTGCTCTCAGCGGAGCTGCGGCGGTACGGCCTGCCGTCCCTGAGCGACCGCCTTGGCGGCCTGGCTCCCGCCCCGGTCATCGACCCGTACACCATCGACCGCTGGGCCGACCGCTACCGCCGCGGCAAGCGCAACCTCGAAGCTGTCTGCCGGGAGTACGGCATCGCACTCGACTCCGCACACGACGCCTCCGCCGACGCTCTCGCCGCGGCCCGTCTGGCCGGCGCGATAGCCGTCCGCCACCCCAAGATCGCGTCCCTCGGCCCGGCGGAGCTGCACCTCCGTCAGATCGAGTGGTACGCCGAGTGGGCGGCGGACTTCCAGGACTTCCTGCGCCGCAAGGGCGACCCGACCGCGGTGGTCGACGGCACATGGCCGCTGAGGGAGCCGGCGGGGGAGCGGGCGGCGGGCGAGACGGTCTGA
- a CDS encoding carbohydrate ABC transporter permease: MRTSRTGRAGQYVALLAYLLFLAFPFLWLISTAFKPPRELGSLHPTWVPKDPTLANFRQAFDEQPLLEAALNSLIAALGAALIAVLIATPMAYVMARRRTPLARAATGWVIVSQAFPLVLVIIPLFLVLKNLRLINSVPGLIMVYVVWALPFALWMLVGYVRAVPPELEEAASVDGAGRLRTLVSVTAPLLAPGIVATAMFAFVTAWNEFFFALVLLKTPEKQTLPVVLTHFIGAEGVADLGPLAAAAFLATLPSLVVFAIIQRRITGGMFAGAVKN; the protein is encoded by the coding sequence ATGAGGACCAGCCGAACCGGCCGCGCCGGACAGTACGTCGCCCTGCTCGCCTACCTCCTCTTCCTCGCCTTCCCCTTCCTGTGGCTGATCTCCACCGCCTTCAAACCGCCACGCGAGCTGGGCAGTCTGCACCCCACCTGGGTCCCGAAGGACCCCACCCTCGCCAACTTCCGCCAGGCCTTCGACGAACAGCCCCTCCTTGAAGCCGCCCTCAACTCCCTGATCGCCGCGCTCGGCGCCGCCCTGATCGCCGTACTGATCGCGACCCCGATGGCCTACGTCATGGCCCGCCGGCGCACCCCGCTCGCGCGGGCGGCGACCGGCTGGGTGATCGTCAGCCAGGCGTTCCCGCTCGTGCTGGTGATCATCCCGCTGTTCCTGGTGCTGAAGAACCTGCGGCTGATCAACTCGGTGCCGGGGCTGATCATGGTGTACGTGGTGTGGGCGCTGCCGTTCGCGCTGTGGATGCTCGTCGGATACGTGCGTGCGGTGCCGCCCGAGCTGGAGGAGGCGGCGTCGGTCGACGGGGCCGGGCGCTTGAGGACCCTGGTCTCGGTGACCGCACCGCTGCTGGCACCCGGGATCGTGGCGACGGCGATGTTCGCGTTCGTCACGGCGTGGAACGAGTTCTTCTTCGCGCTCGTTCTGCTGAAGACCCCGGAGAAGCAGACCCTGCCGGTCGTCCTCACGCACTTCATCGGCGCGGAGGGAGTCGCGGACCTCGGCCCGCTGGCCGCCGCCGCGTTCCTCGCGACGCTGCCCTCGCTGGTCGTGTTCGCGATCATCCAGCGGCGGATCACGGGCGGCATGTTCGCCGGGGCGGTGAAGAACTGA
- a CDS encoding DMT family transporter — MPDARRTDAVLLLVALVWGSSYLSAQTATAALPVLLVLFARYGLSAVACLGLVASGRGGSRRWTRAELRAGLPLGVTQAAVLLVETYGVAHTSAANAGLIISLTIVLTPLLDRGGRQGSLPVSFFAATGVCILAVGLLMSGNGFHTPRLGDLLMLGAAIIRAGHVALVGRFTTGRAIRPLQLTTVQTLVGTALFLPAAAFDLPTLVHADPATWAQLVYLALFCSVFAFLAQTWAVQRTSASRASLLLGTEPVWAVAVGVALGGDHLTPLTGLGAALMVAGTYWGQAVERAHRSTPDLSLTASCAAANAFSKDPECPSTRTTLTTT; from the coding sequence GTGCCCGATGCCCGCCGTACCGATGCGGTACTCCTCCTGGTCGCGCTCGTCTGGGGCTCCAGCTATCTCTCCGCCCAAACGGCGACGGCAGCGCTCCCCGTGCTGCTGGTGCTCTTCGCCCGCTACGGCCTGTCCGCCGTCGCCTGTCTCGGCCTGGTCGCGTCCGGGCGGGGCGGCTCGCGCCGATGGACGCGTGCCGAACTGCGGGCCGGTCTGCCCCTGGGGGTGACGCAGGCCGCGGTGCTGCTCGTGGAGACGTACGGCGTCGCCCACACCAGCGCCGCCAACGCCGGGCTCATCATCAGCCTGACCATCGTCCTCACCCCGCTCCTCGACCGTGGCGGCCGCCAAGGCTCGCTGCCGGTCTCCTTCTTCGCCGCGACCGGTGTGTGCATCCTGGCCGTCGGGCTCCTGATGTCCGGCAACGGCTTCCACACGCCCCGCCTCGGCGACCTGCTGATGCTCGGTGCCGCCATCATCCGGGCCGGGCATGTCGCGCTCGTCGGCCGCTTCACCACCGGGCGCGCGATCCGCCCGCTGCAGCTGACGACGGTGCAGACCCTCGTCGGCACGGCCCTGTTCCTGCCGGCGGCCGCCTTCGACCTGCCGACGCTGGTCCACGCCGACCCGGCTACCTGGGCCCAGCTGGTCTATCTCGCCCTGTTCTGCAGTGTGTTCGCCTTCCTGGCGCAGACCTGGGCCGTGCAGCGCACCTCCGCCAGCCGGGCCAGTCTGCTGCTGGGTACCGAGCCGGTCTGGGCGGTCGCCGTGGGTGTGGCCCTCGGCGGCGACCACCTCACCCCGCTCACCGGCCTCGGAGCGGCCCTCATGGTGGCCGGCACCTACTGGGGTCAGGCAGTGGAACGAGCGCACCGCAGCACGCCGGACCTCTCGCTCACTGCCTCATGCGCCGCCGCCAACGCCTTCAGCAAGGACCCCGAATGCCCCAGCACCCGTACGACACTTACGACCACCTGA
- a CDS encoding YbaK/EbsC family protein has translation MPQHPYDTYDHLISRLDSSSIDYRLIDHEPEGATEAVCALRGHPASEAAKCIVLRVKVDRRTTRHVLAVVPGDRRVDLDAVRALFAARYVGFCDPQTAQRLARAVPGTVLPFSFDPDLELVADPDVVAQPKLYFNAARLDRSLLIPGPDYERLAKPRVERIAASASPSE, from the coding sequence ATGCCCCAGCACCCGTACGACACTTACGACCACCTGATCTCCCGGCTCGACTCCTCCTCCATCGACTACCGCCTCATCGACCACGAGCCCGAAGGCGCCACCGAGGCCGTCTGTGCCCTGCGCGGGCACCCGGCCTCCGAGGCAGCGAAGTGCATCGTGCTGCGGGTCAAGGTGGACCGGCGCACGACGCGGCACGTCCTCGCCGTCGTCCCGGGCGACCGGCGGGTGGACCTGGACGCCGTCCGGGCGCTGTTCGCCGCGCGTTACGTCGGCTTCTGTGACCCTCAGACCGCCCAGCGGCTGGCCCGTGCCGTGCCCGGCACCGTCCTGCCGTTCAGCTTCGACCCCGACCTCGAACTCGTCGCCGACCCGGACGTCGTGGCCCAGCCGAAGCTGTACTTCAACGCCGCACGGCTGGACCGCTCGCTGCTCATCCCCGGCCCGGACTACGAGCGGCTGGCCAAGCCGCGCGTCGAGCGGATCGCTGCGTCTGCGTCGCCGTCCGAGTGA
- the erm gene encoding ErmE/ErmH/ErmO/ErmR family 23S rRNA (adenine(2058)-N(6))-methyltransferase codes for MARPTRVSRALSQNFLADRAAAGRLARLAVPHGREAALLLEVGAGKGALTEQLAPRCRRLLAYEIDPRLVPALRSRFSDTPQVRVVGEDFLTARPPRTPFSVAGNVPFSRTAAIVDWCLRAPALTDATLLTQLEYARKRTGDYGSWTLLTVLTWPRHEWRLLGRVGRRSFRPVPGVDAGIVRIERRRTPLLDAGGYESWRPLVELGFSGVGGSLYASLRRAHPRRRVDAAFRGAGLDTTVLVGEVSPGAWLRLHEVLAP; via the coding sequence ATGGCCCGCCCCACCCGCGTATCCCGCGCGCTCTCCCAGAACTTCCTCGCCGACCGCGCCGCAGCCGGACGGCTCGCCCGGCTCGCCGTGCCGCATGGACGTGAGGCCGCACTGCTGCTCGAAGTCGGCGCCGGAAAGGGCGCGTTGACCGAGCAGCTCGCCCCGCGCTGCCGACGCCTCCTCGCGTACGAGATCGACCCGAGGCTCGTCCCCGCCCTGCGCTCGCGCTTCTCGGACACACCTCAAGTCCGCGTCGTCGGCGAGGACTTCCTCACCGCACGCCCCCCGCGCACGCCGTTCTCCGTCGCCGGGAACGTGCCCTTCTCCCGCACCGCCGCCATCGTCGACTGGTGCCTGCGGGCACCCGCCCTCACCGACGCCACACTCCTCACGCAGCTCGAGTACGCCCGCAAACGCACGGGTGACTACGGCAGCTGGACCCTGCTGACGGTCCTGACCTGGCCCCGCCACGAGTGGCGTCTGCTGGGGCGGGTCGGCCGACGCAGCTTCCGGCCCGTGCCCGGCGTGGACGCAGGGATCGTCCGGATCGAGCGGCGTCGCACCCCGCTGCTCGACGCCGGGGGGTACGAGAGCTGGCGGCCATTGGTGGAGCTGGGCTTCTCCGGGGTCGGGGGCTCGCTGTACGCGTCGCTGCGCCGGGCCCACCCGAGGCGGCGGGTCGACGCGGCGTTCCGCGGGGCGGGCCTCGACACGACTGTGCTCGTCGGCGAGGTGTCGCCGGGGGCGTGGCTGAGGCTGCACGAGGTGCTGGCCCCGTAA
- a CDS encoding MMPL family transporter produces MGNGDIRVRGLAARAGGWSARHRWAAVGIWVLFVVLAMGLGSAAGRVDVKDSDQLKGETHTAAKIIEDAGIEEPASETVLVQAKGGSLKATDSEFRSAVTAVVKAVEGTGKVTDVTSPYDTQTISKDGRSALVQFDIRGDSDTAGERVEPVLKAVEDVQKDHESLRIEEIGGASMMKTFDDAFGDDFQKAEYSAVPVALGILLIAFGALVAALLPVLLAVTAIMATMGVMGIVSHVMPMSDTANSVMLLVGLAVGVDYCLFYLRREREEREAGRDAQTALQVAAATSGRAIIVSGVTVCVAMAGMLFTGLAEFEAMGLASLMVVAVAMVGSVTVLPALLSLLGERVEKGKIPFLHPQSKLRRNRGQGNRESRFWTAVLKGVLARPVISVVVAAGALLAIAAPAVGMKTQNLTLDQEFGDSLPIVQTYNRVNEAFPGGSEPAEVVVKANDINAPEVKSALADFRERAISSGASRGPVEIKLHDDQNVAFVYVPLVGGSDLDKAGASLDKLRDDVRPATLGKVDGVEAPITGQVAGSKDFNDQLAGAVVPVFAFVVVFAFGLMLLSFRSLTIAITSIVLNLLSVGAAYGILVGVFQHGWGASLVGAEGVGAIITWLPLFLFVILFGLSMDYHVFVVSRIREARLRGRTTKDAIQHGVVTTAGVVTSAAVIMVAVFAIFGTLSMQSMKQMGVGLAAAVLIDATIIRGVLLPAVMALLGERNWYFPKWLNRLPDLTHDEAPEAVTRSAARDDEGERVPV; encoded by the coding sequence ATGGGTAACGGAGACATACGCGTGCGGGGCCTCGCCGCCCGCGCCGGCGGCTGGAGCGCCCGCCATCGATGGGCTGCCGTCGGCATCTGGGTGCTGTTCGTCGTGCTGGCCATGGGCCTCGGTTCGGCGGCCGGCCGGGTCGACGTCAAGGACAGCGACCAGCTGAAGGGCGAGACGCACACCGCCGCCAAGATCATCGAGGATGCCGGCATCGAGGAGCCGGCCAGTGAGACCGTCCTGGTCCAGGCCAAGGGCGGTTCGCTCAAGGCGACCGACAGCGAGTTCCGGAGCGCCGTCACCGCGGTCGTCAAGGCGGTCGAGGGCACCGGCAAGGTCACGGACGTGACATCGCCGTACGACACGCAGACGATCTCGAAGGACGGGCGCAGCGCGCTCGTGCAGTTCGACATCCGCGGCGACTCGGACACCGCGGGTGAGCGTGTGGAGCCGGTGCTGAAGGCGGTCGAGGACGTACAGAAGGACCATGAGTCGCTGCGGATCGAGGAGATCGGCGGCGCCAGCATGATGAAGACGTTCGACGACGCGTTCGGGGACGACTTCCAGAAGGCCGAGTACTCCGCGGTGCCGGTGGCCCTCGGCATTCTGCTCATCGCCTTCGGCGCGCTGGTGGCGGCCCTGCTGCCGGTGCTGCTGGCGGTCACCGCGATCATGGCGACGATGGGCGTGATGGGCATCGTCAGCCATGTCATGCCGATGAGCGACACCGCGAACTCGGTGATGCTGCTGGTCGGCCTGGCCGTCGGCGTCGACTACTGCCTGTTCTATCTGCGCCGGGAGCGCGAGGAGCGCGAGGCCGGCCGGGACGCGCAGACCGCACTGCAGGTCGCCGCCGCCACCAGCGGCCGGGCGATCATCGTCTCCGGTGTCACGGTGTGCGTGGCGATGGCGGGCATGCTGTTCACCGGTCTCGCCGAGTTCGAGGCGATGGGCCTGGCCTCTCTGATGGTCGTGGCGGTCGCCATGGTCGGGTCGGTGACGGTGCTTCCGGCGCTGCTGTCGCTGCTGGGCGAGCGCGTCGAGAAGGGCAAGATCCCCTTCCTGCACCCGCAGAGCAAGCTCCGTCGCAACCGGGGGCAGGGCAACCGCGAGAGCCGGTTCTGGACGGCCGTGCTGAAGGGCGTCCTCGCCCGGCCGGTCATCTCGGTCGTCGTCGCGGCGGGTGCGCTGCTCGCCATCGCGGCTCCCGCCGTCGGCATGAAGACCCAGAACCTCACGCTGGACCAGGAGTTCGGTGACTCGCTGCCGATCGTGCAGACGTACAACCGCGTCAACGAGGCCTTCCCGGGCGGTTCCGAGCCGGCCGAGGTGGTCGTCAAGGCGAACGACATCAACGCTCCCGAAGTGAAGTCCGCCCTCGCCGACTTCCGTGAGCGGGCGATCAGTTCGGGTGCCTCGCGCGGCCCGGTCGAGATCAAGCTGCACGACGATCAGAACGTCGCCTTCGTCTACGTCCCGCTGGTCGGCGGCTCCGACCTCGACAAGGCGGGCGCGAGCCTGGACAAGCTGCGCGACGACGTACGCCCGGCCACCCTGGGCAAGGTGGACGGCGTCGAGGCGCCGATCACCGGACAGGTCGCCGGCTCGAAGGACTTCAACGACCAGCTGGCCGGAGCGGTCGTCCCGGTCTTCGCGTTCGTCGTGGTCTTCGCCTTCGGGCTGATGCTGCTGTCCTTCCGCTCGCTGACGATCGCGATCACCTCGATCGTGCTGAACCTGCTGTCGGTGGGCGCGGCGTACGGCATCCTCGTCGGTGTCTTCCAGCACGGCTGGGGCGCGTCGCTGGTGGGCGCGGAGGGCGTCGGCGCCATCATCACCTGGCTGCCGCTGTTCCTCTTCGTGATCCTGTTCGGCCTGTCGATGGACTACCACGTGTTCGTGGTCTCGCGCATCCGCGAGGCGCGGCTGCGCGGCCGTACGACGAAGGACGCGATCCAGCACGGCGTGGTCACCACGGCCGGTGTCGTCACCAGCGCCGCGGTCATCATGGTCGCCGTGTTCGCGATCTTCGGCACGCTGTCGATGCAGTCCATGAAGCAGATGGGCGTCGGCCTCGCGGCGGCGGTCCTCATCGACGCGACGATCATCCGGGGCGTCCTGCTCCCGGCCGTCATGGCTCTCCTCGGCGAGCGCAACTGGTACTTCCCGAAGTGGCTGAACCGCCTGCCGGACCTCACCCACGACGAGGCACCGGAGGCCGTGACGCGAAGTGCGGCTCGGGACGACGAGGGCGAGCGGGTGCCCGTCTGA
- a CDS encoding ABC transporter substrate-binding protein gives MRTRLLSALVAVLALLLAGCGGDDRDGADDGRVTLRFQSLAWQEESVEVNKELVKEWNDTHPGVQVEYVQGSWDSVHDQLLTSFEGGEAPDIIHDASDDLADFAYGGYLADLTDLLPQRLKSDIPQRSWDTATFGDGIYGVPFLQEPRVLIANAKWLKESGVRIPTPERPWSWPEFRRITAQLSGDGKYGVAWPLKEPVSASLNLSLSAGGQLFHRGADGKVTVRFEAADEVVPGTVRDQVNTDRSASPTTLGSGGSDTLPGFFGGRYAMVPLGFSYRQQIVQQAPKGFDWQVLPAPAGAGGLTQGVSPQTLSVAEDSPHKQEAAAFIDFLLRPENMVRLALGDWMLPTGTAALKDPALHTTENDWATGTALARHLRSAPAQSVRGYPEWKDKVATPAFQEYYSGAIDGDELRERLEDDGNLVLARYQR, from the coding sequence ATGCGTACGAGACTGCTGTCGGCCCTGGTCGCCGTCCTGGCCCTGCTGCTCGCAGGCTGCGGTGGCGACGACCGCGACGGCGCCGACGACGGACGTGTCACCCTGCGCTTCCAGTCCCTGGCCTGGCAGGAGGAGTCCGTCGAGGTCAACAAGGAGCTGGTGAAGGAATGGAACGACACTCACCCCGGCGTCCAGGTCGAGTACGTCCAGGGCAGTTGGGACAGCGTTCACGACCAGCTGCTCACCTCCTTCGAGGGCGGTGAGGCCCCGGACATCATCCACGACGCCTCGGACGACCTCGCCGACTTCGCGTACGGCGGCTACCTCGCGGACCTGACCGACCTGCTGCCGCAGCGGCTCAAGTCCGATATTCCGCAGCGCAGTTGGGACACGGCGACCTTCGGGGACGGGATCTACGGGGTCCCCTTCCTCCAGGAGCCACGCGTCCTCATCGCCAACGCGAAATGGCTGAAGGAGTCCGGCGTACGGATCCCCACTCCTGAACGCCCGTGGAGCTGGCCGGAGTTCCGGCGGATCACCGCACAGCTCAGCGGCGACGGCAAGTACGGGGTCGCCTGGCCGCTGAAGGAGCCCGTCTCCGCCAGCCTCAACCTGTCCCTCTCGGCGGGCGGACAGCTGTTCCACCGAGGCGCCGACGGCAAGGTGACCGTCCGCTTCGAGGCGGCCGACGAGGTCGTGCCCGGCACCGTCCGCGACCAGGTCAACACCGATCGCAGCGCCTCGCCGACCACCCTGGGCAGCGGCGGCTCGGACACCCTGCCCGGCTTCTTCGGCGGCCGGTACGCGATGGTCCCGCTCGGCTTCTCCTACCGCCAGCAGATCGTGCAGCAGGCGCCCAAGGGCTTCGACTGGCAGGTGCTGCCCGCCCCGGCGGGCGCCGGCGGACTCACCCAGGGCGTCAGCCCGCAGACCCTGTCCGTCGCCGAGGACAGCCCGCACAAGCAGGAGGCGGCTGCCTTCATCGACTTCCTGCTGCGGCCCGAGAACATGGTGCGGCTGGCGCTGGGCGACTGGATGCTGCCGACCGGAACCGCGGCGCTGAAGGACCCCGCCCTGCACACCACCGAGAACGACTGGGCCACCGGCACCGCCCTCGCCCGGCATCTGCGCTCGGCACCCGCGCAGTCCGTACGCGGCTACCCGGAGTGGAAGGACAAGGTCGCCACGCCCGCCTTCCAGGAGTACTACAGCGGAGCCATCGACGGCGACGAGCTGCGCGAGCGCTTGGAGGACGACGGAAACCTGGTGCTCGCCCGCTACCAGCGCTGA
- a CDS encoding phosphotransferase enzyme family protein yields the protein MDEARARDVLAATGVLPATAPDARLLALGENAVFAAGDLVVKVGRDAELLGRARRELDIAVWLEEAGVPAVRAAEPKALLVEGHPVTVWHRLPDPVRPAEPRDLAELLRVVHALPTPSFALPARELLSGVERWLRLAGDAIDPADAAYLRERRDGFAVAAAGLTPRLAPGPIHGDALPRNVHVGPDGPVLVDLETFSADLREHDLVVMALSRDRYGLPAAAYDSFVETYGWDVREWEGCSVLRGARETASCAWVSQHAPSNPKALTEFERRVASLREGDEAVRWYPF from the coding sequence ATGGACGAGGCACGGGCGCGGGACGTATTGGCGGCGACGGGAGTACTGCCCGCCACGGCGCCGGACGCGCGACTGCTCGCCCTGGGTGAGAACGCCGTGTTCGCCGCCGGTGACCTGGTCGTCAAGGTGGGCCGCGACGCCGAACTCCTCGGCCGGGCACGGCGCGAACTGGACATCGCCGTATGGCTGGAGGAGGCCGGCGTGCCTGCGGTGCGGGCGGCCGAACCCAAGGCGCTGCTGGTGGAGGGGCACCCGGTGACCGTGTGGCACCGGCTCCCCGATCCGGTACGGCCCGCCGAGCCACGGGATTTGGCCGAACTCCTACGGGTCGTGCACGCTTTGCCCACGCCCTCCTTCGCACTGCCGGCCCGCGAGCTGCTGAGTGGCGTGGAGCGGTGGCTGCGGCTGGCGGGCGACGCGATCGATCCGGCGGACGCGGCGTACTTGCGGGAGCGCCGGGACGGGTTCGCGGTGGCCGCGGCCGGGCTGACACCCCGTCTGGCCCCCGGGCCGATCCATGGGGACGCACTGCCACGCAATGTGCATGTGGGCCCGGACGGGCCGGTACTGGTCGACCTGGAGACCTTCTCGGCCGATCTGCGCGAGCACGACCTGGTGGTCATGGCACTCTCGCGGGATCGGTACGGGTTGCCCGCGGCGGCCTACGACTCCTTTGTCGAGACCTACGGCTGGGACGTGCGGGAGTGGGAGGGCTGCTCGGTGCTGCGCGGGGCCCGGGAGACGGCGAGCTGCGCCTGGGTTTCACAGCATGCGCCGAGCAATCCGAAGGCGCTGACCGAGTTCGAGCGGCGGGTGGCGTCGTTGCGGGAGGGGGACGAGGCCGTGCGGTGGTATCCGTTCTGA